The Anoxybacillus flavithermus genome has a segment encoding these proteins:
- a CDS encoding cytochrome C: MMNGTWKVDARDGKLAMAHIYVAFVALALGGLAGLLQVLVRSGKFELPAGISYYTILTTHGVLLGLVLTTFFIIGFQFAAVSRTAGTLSDRTRFWGWVGFWLMTIGTAITAFYILIGEASVLYTFYAPLQAHAGFYIGLTLVVVGSWISGFAMFAHYAKWKKAHPGQVSPLLTFMSVVNMVLWLICSLGVAATVLFQLIPWSLGYVDRINVLVSRTLFWYFGHPLVYFWLLPAYMIWYAIIPKIIGGKMFSDSLARMSFILFLIFSIPVGFHHQLVEPGIDPAWKYLQVVLTFMVVIPSLMTAFSMFATFEMYGRSKGATGLFGWLRKLPWGDARFFAPFIGMLFFIPAGAGGLVNASHQLNQVVHNTIWVTGHFHLTLATTVVLTFFGAAYWLIPHLTGRVMTKAMNRLAIIQTIVWSIGMIFMSSAMHFAGLLGAPRRSAFSTYGDAPQALEWIPYQIAQAVGGTILFIGIILVLIIVTNLAFFAPKGETEFPVAEVAEQAERTPLVFENWKLWIGIAVVLILIAYTVPFIDMIQNAPPGSKGFKLW; the protein is encoded by the coding sequence ATGATGAACGGAACTTGGAAAGTAGATGCACGTGATGGCAAATTAGCCATGGCTCATATTTATGTCGCTTTCGTTGCTCTGGCGTTAGGAGGACTCGCTGGTCTATTACAAGTGCTTGTACGCTCTGGAAAATTTGAATTACCAGCAGGCATTAGCTATTATACAATTTTAACAACGCATGGCGTATTGCTTGGACTCGTTTTAACTACATTTTTCATTATCGGTTTTCAATTTGCAGCTGTAAGTCGGACGGCTGGAACGCTTTCTGATCGCACACGCTTTTGGGGATGGGTCGGTTTTTGGCTCATGACAATTGGTACAGCAATTACTGCCTTTTACATTTTAATTGGTGAAGCTTCTGTTTTATATACATTCTATGCACCGCTACAAGCACACGCAGGCTTTTACATCGGTTTAACGCTTGTTGTTGTCGGTAGCTGGATAAGCGGTTTTGCGATGTTCGCCCATTACGCAAAATGGAAAAAAGCTCATCCTGGTCAAGTGAGTCCGTTGCTTACATTTATGTCTGTTGTCAACATGGTTTTATGGCTCATTTGTTCACTCGGTGTTGCAGCAACTGTGTTATTCCAACTTATTCCTTGGTCATTAGGTTATGTCGATCGTATTAACGTACTTGTGAGTCGAACATTATTCTGGTATTTCGGTCACCCACTCGTATATTTCTGGTTATTGCCTGCATATATGATTTGGTATGCAATTATTCCGAAAATTATCGGTGGAAAAATGTTCTCTGATTCTCTTGCGCGCATGTCATTCATTTTATTCTTAATTTTCTCGATTCCTGTTGGTTTCCACCATCAACTTGTGGAGCCTGGAATTGATCCAGCTTGGAAATACTTACAAGTTGTTTTAACGTTTATGGTTGTTATTCCATCATTAATGACAGCGTTCTCGATGTTTGCAACGTTTGAGATGTACGGTCGCTCTAAAGGAGCAACAGGATTGTTCGGATGGTTACGTAAACTCCCTTGGGGTGATGCTCGTTTCTTTGCACCTTTTATCGGTATGTTGTTCTTTATCCCTGCTGGTGCTGGTGGTCTTGTCAACGCATCACATCAATTAAACCAGGTTGTTCATAACACGATTTGGGTAACAGGCCACTTCCACTTAACATTAGCGACAACCGTTGTATTGACATTCTTTGGTGCAGCTTATTGGCTCATCCCACATTTAACAGGACGTGTGATGACAAAAGCGATGAACCGTTTAGCGATCATTCAAACGATCGTTTGGTCGATTGGTATGATTTTCATGTCTAGTGCGATGCACTTTGCAGGGTTGCTTGGCGCTCCTCGCCGTTCAGCATTTTCAACATACGGCGATGCACCACAAGCGCTAGAGTGGATTCCTTACCAAATCGCTCAAGCAGTTGGCGGAACAATCTTATTCATCGGTATTATTCTTGTGCTCATTATCGTTACAAACTTAGCATTTTTCGCTCCAAAAGGTGAAACAGAGTTCCCTGTTGCAGAAGTTGCTGAACAGGCTGAACGTACACCGCTCGTATTTGAAAACTGGAAATTATGGATCGGCATTGCTGTTGTACTTATTTTAATTGCATATACTGTTCCATTTATCGATATGATCCAAAATGCACCTCCTGGCTCAAAAGGATTTAAACTTTGGTAA
- a CDS encoding cytochrome B5, with amino-acid sequence MHMHKYEKIWLFFGIGSLFVFLAVLGVGAFAQGTQPPSCLTTIDPEKVDQTPPFDKPGLVKTGDNEYQLNIVASAFAYTPNQVEIPKGAKVTINVATKDVIHGFEMAGTNVNMMVEPGYVSSYTQTFNKVGEYVILCNEYCGAGHHLMTAKVKVVEQ; translated from the coding sequence ATGCACATGCATAAATATGAAAAAATTTGGCTGTTTTTCGGCATCGGTTCATTATTCGTATTTTTAGCTGTCTTAGGAGTCGGTGCATTCGCACAAGGAACACAGCCGCCAAGCTGTTTAACAACGATCGATCCGGAAAAAGTCGATCAAACACCACCATTTGATAAACCTGGTCTTGTTAAAACTGGAGACAATGAATATCAACTCAATATCGTTGCTTCTGCATTTGCGTATACACCAAATCAAGTCGAAATTCCAAAAGGAGCAAAAGTAACGATCAACGTAGCAACGAAAGATGTTATTCATGGATTTGAAATGGCTGGAACAAACGTAAATATGATGGTTGAACCTGGTTATGTAAGCAGCTATACACAAACATTCAATAAAGTCGGTGAGTATGTCATTTTGTGTAACGAATATTGCGGTGCCGGTCACCACTTAATGACAGCGAAAGTGAAGGTGGTTGAACAATGA
- a CDS encoding cytochrome c oxidase subunit 2A, whose product MKTQLNTNTPKTKVEKEPTLKGTLASVLFLGFFLIFTWVSVYFLFLNRL is encoded by the coding sequence ATGAAAACCCAATTAAACACAAACACTCCAAAAACAAAAGTGGAGAAAGAGCCTACATTGAAAGGAACGCTCGCTTCTGTTTTGTTTTTAGGATTTTTCCTCATTTTCACGTGGGTAAGCGTGTATTTCTTGTTTTTAAATCGTTTATAG
- a CDS encoding chemotaxis protein CheX produces MALGEKITTILNGTIESIRSVIPLSMTIDKPSLFVQPFTQTSISVLIGMTGDLRGRLIIEGHETMFGSIGETMFGMPLEGEMLESFTGELGNMIAGNLATIVSQKGITIDITPPTVLVGQTKIYGFDKAFRVPIHFESKGELQLILTIDNE; encoded by the coding sequence ATGGCTTTAGGTGAGAAAATTACAACGATTTTAAATGGAACGATTGAATCGATTCGTTCTGTTATCCCGCTATCAATGACGATTGATAAACCTTCATTGTTTGTCCAACCTTTCACCCAAACGTCTATCAGTGTATTAATTGGAATGACGGGGGATTTGCGAGGGCGTCTAATCATTGAAGGGCATGAAACGATGTTTGGAAGTATCGGAGAAACGATGTTCGGTATGCCGTTAGAAGGAGAAATGTTAGAATCATTTACTGGCGAGCTTGGCAATATGATCGCGGGAAACTTAGCAACGATCGTTTCACAAAAAGGAATTACCATTGATATTACCCCACCGACCGTTCTCGTTGGTCAAACAAAAATTTACGGCTTTGATAAAGCATTTCGCGTACCCATTCACTTCGAAAGCAAAGGAGAGTTACAGCTCATTTTAACAATTGATAACGAATAA
- a CDS encoding type III polyketide synthase: MPSIVAVELAELPYRVSQNEVMIAIKRMFQHRYEHIDRLLSIFEHDHIQSRSFVQPLHWYMTAHSFAEKNELYIQHAVRYGKEAIERCLHRGNIPFEDIEAIFFISTTGIATPSIEARIMNELPFSVHTKRIPIWGLGCAGGAAGIARAVDYCRAYPKAKVLVLAVEFCSLTFQLDDVSKSNLIGTSLFADGVGCACVVGDDVQLQSIAPQVIDMQSIFMRNMEDVMGWDIKDNGFYVVFSRHIPTIIRQSIGEIVELFLRKNGICVSQIEHFVVHPGGKKVLDAYQEGLHIDENKLTHAIHVLREHGNMSSVTVLAVLQRFLQQPITQQHGLMMAMGPGFSCELLLLKWGEKS; the protein is encoded by the coding sequence ATGCCGAGCATCGTTGCAGTGGAATTAGCTGAACTTCCTTACCGTGTTTCACAAAACGAGGTGATGATTGCAATCAAACGTATGTTTCAACACCGTTATGAGCATATCGATCGTCTATTATCGATTTTTGAACATGACCATATTCAATCAAGGTCATTTGTACAACCTTTGCATTGGTATATGACAGCTCATTCGTTCGCCGAGAAAAATGAACTGTATATTCAACATGCCGTTCGATATGGAAAGGAAGCAATTGAACGTTGTTTACATCGCGGAAACATCCCGTTCGAAGATATTGAAGCTATTTTTTTTATTTCAACGACGGGGATTGCTACACCGAGCATTGAGGCAAGAATAATGAACGAGCTACCTTTTTCGGTACATACAAAACGGATTCCTATATGGGGGCTCGGATGTGCCGGGGGAGCAGCTGGCATTGCTCGAGCGGTAGATTACTGTCGAGCATATCCAAAAGCGAAAGTGCTTGTCCTTGCGGTAGAGTTTTGCAGTCTCACTTTTCAACTTGACGATGTGTCAAAAAGCAACCTTATTGGCACATCACTATTTGCGGATGGAGTAGGTTGTGCGTGTGTTGTAGGGGATGATGTACAGTTACAAAGCATAGCTCCACAGGTGATCGATATGCAATCGATATTTATGCGCAATATGGAGGATGTTATGGGTTGGGATATCAAAGATAACGGATTTTATGTGGTGTTCTCTAGGCATATTCCGACTATTATTCGTCAATCGATTGGGGAAATCGTGGAATTGTTTTTACGAAAAAACGGGATTTGTGTTTCGCAAATTGAACATTTTGTCGTACATCCAGGTGGTAAAAAAGTGCTCGATGCCTATCAAGAGGGGTTACATATAGATGAAAATAAGTTAACTCATGCGATTCATGTTTTACGAGAGCACGGAAATATGTCGTCTGTAACTGTGCTTGCTGTTTTACAACGTTTTTTACAACAGCCTATCACTCAACAACACGGTTTAATGATGGCGATGGGACCGGGATTTAGCTGTGAGCTTCTATTGTTAAAATGGGGAGAGAAATCATGA
- a CDS encoding GTPase yields the protein MGKMHMTKTKSLQQWLYRLIALHDEFIKRGDITQANKTKQLIKKVYHKEFTMAFCGHFSAGKSSLINELIGAQLLPSSPIPTSANLVKVKTGKPYARVYYKSGERIQYTAPYDYDEVKTFCRDGDAIDMIEISDETEVIPPGIVLMDTPGIDSTDDAHRLATESALHLADVIFYVMDYNHVQAELNFEFTKRLSQYGKTLYLVVNQIDKHRDEELLFSQFTRSVEESFQQWGITFERIFYTSLKQKEHVHNELDELKKLLQSLFDEKEERLHQNIRIAVDQMIDDHMQIVIAQQEEEERNIRQSLSFDHEHELLAKLEEIERAIDHIHTTWTNAKQHIEQQLETTLHNAYVMPYETREYARAYLEACQPDFKVGFLFTKQKTEEERKKRLHAFYEDLHQKIESQLEWHIRDLLKQFYQQYDVHDHELLHRIQQLTVPFSEQWIVERKQNQPVVTGDYVLTYTNDIANEMKRLYRDVAIQLVEQIIEKGKVQQKLSMYQQQLNKLMGERACWEQLKQLAREREHTRQQLQKVVENANPLSDDAVHPFVHETFTIRTIGKNKEEVPPKNESKKEDVIPKTQIENETTEQMIEKLRTISQMIAPIKGMKQLANEMEVKVQQLQRRTFTIALFGAFSAGKSSFANALIGEHVLPVSPHPTTATINKIVPPTDEFPHGTVVVQVKTEQQLLNDLQHSLRFFGMQVHSLQEAIEESKKAIRNEAVDAKERVHWAFLQAVVRGYEQMKEKLGQLLTISLQQFHEYVANETKSCFVEWIELYYDCPLTRENIILVDTPGADSVNARHTGVAFNYIKNADAIFFVTYYNHAFSKADREFLIQLGRVKDTFSLDKMFFIINAADLAHTTEELQAVVHYVKDQLLQFGIRHPRLFSLSSKWALAEKNGELWKHDVLSNSGMDAFEQAFYPFIHQELSSLALASARLQIKQAQKRLAEYIAEAKQSDETKRKKLHILHQEQQQLERIIEQYEANHDVHAIEQELNELVYYIQQRVFFRLPDWFKESFNPSVLHDRQPNIKKALQLCLDEFLYSIGFDLAQEMRATSLRIEAFISKRYDLHFMALEKQWKEVHDLIVTKADLPVFPTMEFPLAFEQLDRNIFKKALALYKNAKSFFEKDEKRLMKEELERQLHEPVKAYITEQKQRLLVHYKEQWNIMIEQLHHHMREQLNEHFTGLSAALTAQASIDELQHIYDTIGGMNND from the coding sequence ATGGGGAAAATGCATATGACAAAAACAAAATCATTGCAACAATGGTTATATCGTCTCATCGCACTTCATGACGAATTTATCAAAAGGGGTGACATCACTCAGGCAAATAAAACGAAACAATTAATTAAAAAAGTGTATCATAAAGAGTTTACGATGGCTTTTTGCGGACACTTTTCTGCAGGAAAATCTAGTTTAATTAATGAATTGATCGGTGCTCAACTTTTACCGTCTAGTCCAATTCCGACAAGTGCAAACCTTGTGAAAGTAAAAACAGGAAAACCGTATGCGCGTGTATATTATAAATCTGGTGAACGGATTCAATATACGGCTCCTTATGATTACGACGAAGTGAAAACGTTTTGTCGGGATGGCGACGCCATTGACATGATCGAGATTAGCGATGAAACAGAGGTGATCCCGCCCGGAATAGTACTTATGGATACACCAGGTATTGATTCAACCGATGATGCTCATCGCTTGGCGACAGAGTCTGCACTTCATTTAGCGGACGTCATATTTTATGTGATGGATTACAATCATGTTCAAGCGGAATTGAACTTCGAGTTTACGAAGCGTTTGTCACAGTATGGAAAAACGCTATACTTAGTTGTGAATCAAATTGATAAACATCGTGATGAAGAACTTCTATTTTCACAGTTTACTCGTTCTGTCGAGGAATCGTTTCAGCAGTGGGGCATCACATTTGAACGAATATTTTATACGTCGCTGAAACAAAAAGAGCATGTACATAATGAGTTGGATGAATTAAAAAAATTATTACAGTCACTTTTTGATGAAAAAGAGGAACGACTTCATCAAAACATACGTATCGCTGTCGACCAAATGATCGACGACCATATGCAGATCGTCATCGCTCAACAGGAAGAAGAAGAGCGAAATATACGTCAGTCACTCTCGTTTGATCATGAACATGAGCTTCTTGCAAAACTCGAAGAAATTGAGCGAGCGATTGATCATATTCATACAACGTGGACAAATGCTAAGCAACATATTGAACAACAGTTGGAAACAACGTTACACAACGCATATGTGATGCCTTATGAAACACGAGAGTATGCGCGTGCCTATTTAGAAGCGTGTCAACCTGATTTTAAAGTCGGTTTTTTATTTACAAAGCAAAAAACAGAGGAAGAACGTAAAAAGCGGTTGCATGCGTTTTATGAAGATTTACATCAAAAAATCGAAAGTCAGCTTGAATGGCACATTCGTGACTTATTGAAACAGTTTTATCAACAATATGATGTTCACGACCATGAATTGTTGCATCGTATTCAACAATTAACCGTCCCGTTTTCAGAACAATGGATTGTTGAACGAAAACAAAATCAACCAGTTGTCACAGGCGATTATGTATTAACATATACGAACGACATAGCAAACGAAATGAAACGGTTATATCGCGATGTAGCTATTCAACTTGTCGAACAAATCATTGAGAAGGGAAAAGTACAACAAAAATTGAGTATGTATCAACAACAACTCAATAAGTTGATGGGGGAACGGGCATGCTGGGAGCAATTGAAGCAACTTGCTCGTGAGCGTGAACATACGCGTCAACAATTGCAAAAGGTCGTCGAAAATGCCAATCCGTTAAGCGATGATGCTGTCCATCCATTTGTTCATGAGACGTTTACAATACGAACAATCGGTAAAAATAAGGAAGAAGTTCCACCTAAAAATGAATCAAAAAAAGAAGATGTAATTCCAAAGACGCAAATAGAAAATGAGACGACTGAGCAAATGATCGAAAAATTGCGGACGATTAGTCAAATGATCGCCCCAATTAAAGGAATGAAACAGCTAGCAAATGAAATGGAAGTAAAAGTTCAACAGCTTCAACGACGGACGTTTACGATTGCTTTGTTTGGCGCCTTTAGCGCAGGAAAATCTTCATTTGCAAACGCGTTAATCGGTGAACATGTCTTACCTGTTTCCCCGCATCCGACGACGGCAACGATTAATAAAATTGTTCCACCAACAGATGAGTTTCCACACGGAACCGTTGTTGTACAAGTAAAAACGGAGCAACAGCTTTTAAACGATTTACAACACTCTTTACGCTTTTTCGGTATGCAAGTTCATTCATTACAAGAGGCGATCGAAGAAAGTAAAAAAGCTATTCGTAATGAAGCTGTTGATGCTAAGGAACGAGTGCATTGGGCGTTTTTACAAGCCGTTGTGCGCGGGTATGAACAAATGAAAGAAAAGCTTGGACAATTGCTTACGATTTCACTTCAGCAATTTCACGAATATGTAGCGAATGAAACAAAATCGTGTTTTGTTGAATGGATTGAGCTATATTATGATTGTCCATTAACGCGCGAAAACATTATTCTTGTCGATACACCAGGCGCGGACTCTGTTAACGCTCGTCATACAGGAGTTGCATTTAACTACATTAAAAATGCTGATGCGATTTTCTTTGTCACATACTATAACCATGCGTTTTCAAAAGCGGATCGCGAATTTTTAATTCAGCTTGGTCGAGTAAAGGATACGTTTAGTTTAGATAAGATGTTTTTCATCATTAATGCAGCGGATTTAGCACATACAACAGAGGAATTACAAGCTGTTGTTCACTATGTGAAAGATCAGCTTTTACAATTTGGTATTCGTCATCCTCGTCTTTTTTCGCTATCAAGTAAATGGGCGCTCGCAGAAAAGAACGGAGAATTGTGGAAACATGATGTGCTATCCAATTCGGGAATGGACGCATTTGAGCAGGCGTTTTATCCGTTCATTCATCAAGAGCTTAGCTCGCTAGCGCTTGCTTCCGCTCGTTTGCAAATAAAACAAGCGCAAAAGCGACTAGCAGAATATATTGCAGAAGCAAAACAAAGCGATGAAACGAAACGTAAAAAGTTGCACATATTGCACCAAGAGCAACAACAGCTTGAGCGGATTATCGAACAATACGAAGCAAATCATGACGTTCATGCGATCGAGCAAGAATTAAATGAATTAGTTTATTATATTCAACAGCGCGTCTTTTTTCGTTTACCAGATTGGTTTAAAGAGTCGTTTAATCCGTCTGTTCTTCATGATCGACAGCCCAACATAAAAAAAGCGTTACAATTATGTTTGGATGAATTTTTATATTCCATTGGATTTGATTTGGCGCAAGAAATGCGTGCAACTAGTTTGCGAATCGAAGCATTTATAAGCAAACGTTATGATCTTCATTTTATGGCGTTAGAAAAACAATGGAAGGAAGTTCATGATCTCATTGTAACAAAAGCGGATCTTCCTGTTTTTCCAACAATGGAATTTCCACTTGCTTTTGAGCAACTAGACCGCAACATATTTAAAAAGGCATTAGCGTTGTATAAAAACGCAAAATCATTTTTTGAAAAAGATGAAAAACGATTGATGAAAGAAGAATTAGAACGGCAATTGCATGAACCGGTAAAAGCATATATAACTGAGCAGAAACAGCGTTTGCTTGTTCACTATAAGGAGCAATGGAATATAATGATTGAGCAACTTCACCATCATATGCGTGAGCAATTGAATGAACATTTCACCGGTTTAAGTGCTGCTTTAACAGCCCAAGCGTCAATAGATGAATTACAACATATTTATGACACGATTGGAGGAATGAATAATGACTGA
- a CDS encoding thiol:disulfide interchange protein, whose amino-acid sequence MLMKKWMAIIVLFSFFAYMLWEHTAERQTIQTGIHIGMKAPDFSLQTIDGKTVQLSQLRGKAVIVNFWATWCPPCRAEMPDMQTFYEQYYRQVEIVAVNVMVRDSQEKVREFIKDYHLTFPVVLDVDGNVMKQYDIQPIPTSFIIDRQGIIRKKQIGPMSYEQMVQYAEKWGK is encoded by the coding sequence ATGTTGATGAAAAAGTGGATGGCCATCATTGTTTTATTTAGTTTTTTTGCATATATGCTTTGGGAACATACGGCGGAGAGACAAACAATCCAAACAGGTATTCATATTGGCATGAAGGCCCCAGACTTTTCTTTACAAACGATTGATGGGAAAACCGTACAACTTTCACAATTACGCGGAAAAGCAGTTATTGTGAATTTTTGGGCAACATGGTGTCCGCCTTGTCGTGCAGAAATGCCAGATATGCAAACATTTTATGAACAGTATTATAGACAAGTAGAAATTGTAGCCGTAAATGTGATGGTGCGAGATTCGCAAGAAAAAGTACGTGAGTTTATTAAGGATTACCATTTAACGTTTCCAGTTGTGCTAGATGTTGATGGCAATGTGATGAAACAATATGACATTCAACCGATTCCAACATCGTTTATTATCGACCGCCAAGGAATCATTCGTAAAAAACAAATTGGTCCTATGTCATATGAGCAAATGGTACAGTATGCAGAAAAATGGGGAAAATAG
- a CDS encoding FbpB family small basic protein has product MRKIRKRTFAELVMENKRQILNDVSALEKLEEKMETRWLHKVE; this is encoded by the coding sequence ATGCGAAAAATAAGAAAACGTACATTTGCAGAACTCGTCATGGAAAATAAAAGACAAATATTAAATGATGTGAGCGCATTAGAAAAACTGGAAGAAAAAATGGAAACACGTTGGCTTCATAAAGTAGAGTAA
- a CDS encoding small, acid-soluble spore protein N — protein sequence MGNPKSNQQPFVPQHIGTKPREAGGNKGKQMQDQSGQHPQVIQTKGE from the coding sequence ATGGGTAATCCAAAAAGTAATCAACAGCCATTTGTGCCGCAACATATCGGAACGAAACCGCGAGAAGCGGGCGGCAATAAAGGGAAGCAAATGCAAGATCAATCTGGTCAACATCCACAAGTCATTCAAACGAAGGGCGAATAA
- a CDS encoding small acid-soluble spore protein Tlp, which yields MKPNHDDRRDNVEKLQDMVQNTLENIEKAEETMAFASPEEREKIREKNHRREEAIEAMRAEIKDEARAREKGYEL from the coding sequence ATGAAACCAAATCACGATGATCGTCGCGATAATGTAGAAAAGTTACAAGACATGGTACAAAATACGCTTGAAAATATTGAAAAGGCGGAAGAGACAATGGCGTTCGCTAGCCCAGAGGAACGAGAGAAAATCAGGGAAAAAAATCACCGACGTGAAGAAGCGATCGAAGCGATGCGTGCAGAGATTAAAGACGAGGCAAGAGCACGAGAAAAAGGATACGAATTGTAA